The following are from one region of the Gryllotalpicola protaetiae genome:
- a CDS encoding hydroxyacid dehydrogenase, with protein MTTQRVPEALILMSREAFDAQFDDARLARLRALAALPEPIWVDDLDDPALTARLTGVEVLITGWGAPLLDEARLDRMPQLKVMLHGAGTIRSMVTDAFWKRGIAAANVADVNAVPVAEFTLAAVIMAGKRAPFLAADATVHAGWESIDRFGQLGNVGRTVGVVGFSRVGRRVVSALQQLEALTCLVYDPYADAGEVTAAGGRLVGTLDELLPRVDVLSLHVPALPETRNMIGAAELAALPDHATVINTARGSVIDTAALEAECASGRLNAIIDVTEPEPLPAASVLFSLPNVMVTPHIAGSLGNELYRMTDAALDELERYVRGLPLSAAISSEDLRLSA; from the coding sequence ATGACCACCCAACGAGTCCCCGAAGCGCTCATCCTGATGAGCCGCGAGGCCTTCGACGCACAGTTCGACGACGCCCGGCTCGCACGGCTGCGCGCTCTCGCCGCACTGCCCGAGCCCATCTGGGTCGACGATCTCGACGACCCTGCGCTCACCGCGCGGCTCACGGGCGTCGAAGTCCTCATCACCGGCTGGGGCGCGCCGCTGCTCGACGAGGCACGGCTCGATCGGATGCCGCAGCTGAAGGTGATGCTGCACGGCGCCGGCACGATCAGATCGATGGTCACGGATGCCTTCTGGAAGCGCGGCATCGCGGCGGCGAACGTCGCCGACGTGAACGCGGTGCCGGTCGCCGAGTTCACGCTCGCCGCCGTGATCATGGCGGGCAAGCGCGCCCCCTTCCTCGCCGCGGACGCGACCGTTCACGCAGGCTGGGAGAGCATCGACCGCTTCGGCCAGCTCGGCAATGTCGGGCGGACGGTCGGCGTCGTCGGCTTCTCGCGGGTCGGCCGCCGGGTCGTCTCGGCGCTGCAGCAGCTCGAGGCGCTCACCTGCCTCGTCTACGACCCGTACGCCGACGCCGGCGAGGTCACGGCCGCAGGCGGCCGGCTCGTCGGCACGCTCGACGAGCTGCTCCCCCGCGTCGACGTGCTGTCGCTGCACGTTCCGGCGCTGCCGGAGACCCGGAACATGATCGGCGCGGCCGAGCTCGCCGCCCTTCCAGACCACGCGACCGTGATCAACACGGCGCGCGGCTCGGTGATCGACACCGCCGCGCTCGAGGCCGAATGCGCCTCGGGCAGGCTCAATGCGATCATCGACGTCACCGAGCCGGAGCCGCTGCCTGCGGCATCCGTTCTCTTCTCGCTGCCCAACGTCATGGTCACCCCGCACATCGCCGGCTCGCTCGGCAATGAGCTGTACCGCATGACCGACGCCGCGCTGGACGAGCTCGAGCGCTACGTGCGCGGGCTTCCTCTCAGCGCCGCCATCAGCAGTGAGGACCTGCGCCTGAGCGCATAG
- a CDS encoding ABC transporter substrate-binding protein translates to MKRPMRMLAVAGITAAALALAGCAGSPNSDAKSTDSGSGGDAKTTLSVSVWDYAATPEFKALFDAFHAANPNITIQPVDVPNAADYEAKVTTMLAGGDSTDIITVKNLTDYSGYASKQQLLNLNSVEKQVPADKLAGLDSYKYKGTYYALPYRTDFSVLFYNKTMFQQAGLDAPDNLTWDEFASDAAKLTSGSGANKVYGAYVHTWNSLVQGIAAVQNDKDLNDPSDYSYLADQYNMMLKLQKAGDIPNYGEATSQKLAYQTEFETGKAAMVPMGTWLIAPLLADKAKGVSVPDWGIAQLPQIKSGGKIVTDGGPTGFGINKNSKNQAAAKKFIEFAASEKGAEAVASIGIVPSYQSSAITTKYFGLTGMPQDDLSKKAFAPDSVKPDQPVSPNTAAIGTVLNQEHQLIMTGGKSVDDGLKEMESLVKSQALSQ, encoded by the coding sequence ATGAAGCGCCCTATGCGCATGCTGGCCGTCGCCGGCATCACGGCCGCCGCGCTCGCCCTCGCGGGCTGCGCAGGCTCCCCCAACTCGGACGCGAAGAGCACCGATTCCGGTTCGGGCGGCGACGCCAAGACGACACTGTCGGTCTCGGTCTGGGACTACGCGGCGACGCCGGAGTTCAAGGCGCTGTTCGACGCGTTCCACGCGGCCAACCCGAACATCACGATCCAGCCCGTCGACGTGCCGAACGCCGCCGACTACGAGGCCAAGGTGACGACGATGCTCGCGGGCGGCGACTCGACCGACATCATCACGGTGAAGAACCTGACCGACTACTCGGGCTACGCCTCGAAGCAGCAGCTGCTCAACCTCAACAGCGTCGAGAAGCAGGTGCCGGCCGACAAGCTCGCCGGCCTGGACTCGTACAAGTACAAGGGCACCTACTACGCCCTCCCCTATCGCACGGACTTCTCGGTGCTGTTCTACAACAAGACGATGTTCCAGCAGGCGGGTCTCGACGCGCCTGACAACCTCACCTGGGACGAGTTCGCGAGCGACGCTGCGAAGCTCACCTCCGGCAGCGGCGCGAACAAGGTCTACGGCGCTTACGTGCACACCTGGAACTCCCTCGTCCAGGGCATCGCAGCCGTGCAGAACGACAAGGATCTGAACGACCCGAGCGACTACAGCTACCTCGCCGACCAGTACAACATGATGCTCAAGCTCCAGAAGGCGGGCGACATCCCGAACTACGGCGAGGCGACGTCGCAGAAGCTCGCGTACCAGACCGAGTTCGAGACCGGCAAGGCCGCCATGGTGCCGATGGGGACCTGGCTGATCGCGCCGCTGCTCGCCGACAAGGCCAAGGGCGTCTCCGTGCCCGACTGGGGCATCGCGCAGCTGCCGCAGATCAAATCGGGCGGCAAGATCGTCACCGACGGCGGTCCGACCGGCTTCGGCATCAACAAGAACTCGAAGAACCAGGCCGCAGCCAAGAAGTTCATCGAGTTCGCAGCCAGCGAGAAGGGCGCGGAAGCGGTCGCCTCGATCGGAATCGTCCCGTCCTACCAAAGCAGCGCGATCACGACGAAGTATTTCGGCCTGACCGGCATGCCCCAGGACGACCTCTCCAAGAAGGCATTCGCGCCCGACAGCGTCAAGCCCGACCAGCCGGTGAGCCCCAACACCGCCGCGATCGGCACCGTGCTCAATCAGGAGCACCAGCTGATCATGACGGGCGGGAAGTCGGTCGATGACGGCCTCAAGGAGATGGAGTCTCTGGTCAAGAGCCAGGCGCTCAGCCAGTAG